The Sedimentisphaera salicampi genome includes a region encoding these proteins:
- a CDS encoding phosphoenolpyruvate carboxykinase (GTP): MKPDQYEKLAALNNSKLNEFIADSVQLCTPDDVHLCDGSKNEYDTTMAAMVEEGLATDLKARENCFHFRSDPSDVARVEGRTYIACENESDAGPTNNWIHPDELKGTMRDLYNGCMKGRTLFVIPFSMGPIGSPISKIGFEITDSGYVVCNMHIMTRVGDEVLETLGQGDFIPCLHSVGKPLAEGESDNGQWPCAPVDKKYISHFTEEQKIWSFGSGYGGNALLGKKCLALRIASVMAKKEGWMAEHMLILRLTNPEGKKFHIAAAFPSACGKTNLAMLESTVEGWKVECVGDDIAWMKMEDNGQLRAINPESGFFGVAPGTNSKTNPMAVKSCEKNSIFTNCVVTDDGDVWWEDGDGECKHGIDWKGREWTPDSGEKGAHPNARFTAPAAQCPTICPDWEDPAGVPIDIFIFGGRRSELVPLVTEAMDWDHGVYMGATAASEKTAAALDSGVAIRRDPFAMLPFCAYHMADYWQHWFDMGDKLGNKAPKIFYVNWFQKNEKGKFIWPGFGENSRVLKWMCERVDGKAGAYDTAIGKMPKKEDLDLDGIDLTDEEMDKILSVDTEGWKKELPIVREFFETMGDKLPDRMVAQVDRLEERLGK, from the coding sequence ATGAAGCCGGATCAGTATGAGAAGCTGGCGGCTTTGAACAACTCAAAATTAAATGAGTTCATCGCAGACTCAGTCCAGCTTTGTACACCGGATGATGTACATCTCTGCGACGGCTCAAAAAACGAATATGATACAACTATGGCAGCAATGGTTGAAGAAGGTCTTGCAACAGACCTGAAAGCACGCGAAAACTGCTTCCACTTCCGTTCAGACCCGTCAGACGTTGCACGTGTTGAAGGACGTACATACATCGCCTGCGAAAATGAATCTGATGCAGGCCCGACCAACAACTGGATCCACCCGGACGAGCTCAAAGGTACAATGAGAGACCTCTACAACGGCTGCATGAAAGGCCGTACTCTCTTTGTAATCCCGTTCTCTATGGGGCCGATCGGCTCTCCGATTTCTAAGATCGGCTTCGAAATCACAGACAGCGGCTACGTTGTATGCAATATGCACATTATGACAAGAGTTGGCGATGAGGTTCTCGAAACCCTCGGTCAGGGCGATTTTATCCCCTGCCTGCACTCTGTTGGCAAGCCGCTTGCTGAAGGCGAAAGCGATAACGGACAGTGGCCATGCGCTCCTGTTGACAAGAAATACATCTCGCACTTCACCGAAGAACAGAAGATCTGGTCTTTCGGCTCAGGTTACGGCGGAAACGCACTTCTCGGTAAGAAATGCCTCGCTTTGAGGATTGCCTCAGTTATGGCTAAGAAAGAAGGCTGGATGGCAGAGCATATGCTTATCCTCCGCCTTACCAACCCTGAAGGCAAGAAGTTCCATATCGCAGCTGCGTTCCCAAGTGCATGCGGAAAGACAAACCTCGCTATGCTTGAATCTACAGTAGAAGGCTGGAAGGTTGAATGCGTGGGTGATGATATTGCATGGATGAAGATGGAAGATAACGGCCAGCTTCGCGCAATCAATCCTGAGTCAGGTTTCTTCGGCGTAGCCCCCGGAACTAACAGCAAAACAAACCCGATGGCTGTTAAGTCTTGCGAAAAGAATTCAATCTTCACCAACTGCGTTGTTACAGACGACGGCGATGTATGGTGGGAAGACGGCGACGGCGAATGCAAGCACGGCATCGACTGGAAAGGCAGAGAATGGACACCTGATTCAGGCGAGAAGGGTGCTCACCCGAACGCACGTTTCACAGCTCCTGCTGCTCAGTGCCCCACAATCTGCCCAGACTGGGAAGACCCTGCAGGCGTTCCTATCGATATCTTTATCTTTGGAGGCCGCAGAAGCGAGCTTGTGCCGCTGGTTACCGAAGCCATGGACTGGGATCACGGTGTTTACATGGGTGCTACAGCAGCATCTGAGAAAACTGCCGCTGCTCTCGATTCAGGCGTGGCTATCCGCCGCGACCCATTCGCTATGCTTCCGTTCTGTGCATACCACATGGCAGACTACTGGCAGCACTGGTTCGATATGGGCGATAAGCTCGGCAACAAGGCTCCGAAGATCTTTTACGTGAACTGGTTCCAAAAGAACGAAAAGGGCAAATTCATCTGGCCTGGATTCGGCGAAAACAGCCGTGTTCTCAAGTGGATGTGTGAGCGTGTTGACGGCAAGGCCGGCGCTTACGATACTGCTATCGGCAAGATGCCTAAGAAGGAAGACCTCGATCTTGACGGCATAGACCTCACTGATGAAGAGATGGATAAGATCCTCAGTGTAGATACCGAAGGCTGGAAGAAAGAGCTTCCTATCGTTAGAGAGTTCTTTGAAACAATGGGCGATAAACTCCCTGACCGTATGGTTGCTCAGGTTGACCGCCTTGAAGAGCGCCTCGGCAAGTAA
- a CDS encoding L-ribulose-5-phosphate 4-epimerase yields the protein MLEELKKEVCRANLELSESGLVILSWGNVSGIDRSKGIFAIKPSGIDYAKLKPEDIVLVSLEGEKVEGDMKPSSDTPTHLELYRQWSGIGGVCHTHSPCATAFAQAKRELPCLGTTHADNFYGTVPVTRQMAIEEIETEYELNTGKVICERFKGIDPETIPAVFCAGHGPFTWGKDAGESVKNAIVLEMACKMGLDTLSLAGKMEAIPQTLLDKHYLRKHGKGAYYGQN from the coding sequence ATGCTTGAAGAACTCAAAAAGGAAGTTTGCAGGGCCAATCTCGAGCTCTCGGAGAGCGGGCTTGTAATACTCAGCTGGGGGAATGTGAGCGGGATAGACCGCAGCAAAGGCATATTCGCCATAAAGCCCAGCGGCATTGACTATGCGAAGCTAAAGCCTGAGGACATTGTGCTTGTCAGCCTTGAAGGCGAGAAGGTGGAAGGGGATATGAAGCCCTCCTCAGATACGCCCACCCACCTTGAGCTCTACAGGCAGTGGAGCGGGATTGGCGGGGTATGCCATACCCATTCGCCCTGCGCAACTGCCTTCGCTCAGGCGAAAAGAGAGCTGCCGTGCCTCGGGACAACCCATGCCGATAATTTCTACGGCACTGTCCCTGTTACAAGGCAGATGGCCATAGAGGAAATCGAAACCGAATACGAGCTGAATACGGGGAAAGTGATTTGCGAGCGGTTCAAGGGTATCGACCCTGAAACAATCCCCGCCGTTTTCTGCGCAGGCCACGGGCCTTTCACTTGGGGCAAAGATGCAGGGGAATCTGTGAAGAATGCGATAGTTCTTGAGATGGCCTGCAAGATGGGCTTAGACACCCTCTCACTTGCCGGAAAGATGGAGGCGATTCCTCAAACACTGCTCGATAAGCATTACCTAAGAAAACACGGGAAAGGCGCATATTACGGGCAAAATTAA
- a CDS encoding ribulokinase — MAYTIGLDFGSNSVRSVIVDTADGRELSSSVWVYESGEEGILLDPSDHNLARQNPADYLKGTEITIKDAIKQAKQDPDFSPDKIVGIGVDTTGSTPMPVDANNCALNEDSKFKDNLNAYAWLWKDHTSHKEAEKITQTARQDFPEYLAKCGGTYSSEWFFSKVWHCLNTDPGVYNAAESWVEICDWIPAVLCGITNPKDIVRSRCAAGHKAMFSPQWGGLPAKEFFQKLSPELAGLRDKLYSETFTNDKLAGKLSGQWAQKLGLNQGTAVCVGAFDAHYGAIGSGIRPGTMVKIMGTSTCDVIVWPSDKPLEDIQGICGIVEGSVLPDCYGIEAGQSAVGDILNWYVNYLKPEGDKCSHQALTEKAAKLKTGETGLLALDWNNGNRTILVDQRLTGLIMGQTLQTKPEEIYRALIEATAFGALRIINRIEEYGVKIENLICCGGIAEKNPVFMQIYADVLGRELKVSSSSQTCALGAAMGAAVAAGEYADFDKAANAMTGVRDKVYKPDAESGKVYQKLYGLYCQIHDQFGIGQGGDLGNVMKDLLEIKEQAANA; from the coding sequence ATGGCTTACACAATAGGACTGGACTTCGGTTCAAATTCAGTAAGAAGCGTTATCGTTGATACAGCGGACGGAAGGGAGCTCAGCTCAAGCGTTTGGGTGTATGAATCTGGCGAAGAGGGGATTCTTCTGGACCCCTCAGACCATAATCTTGCCCGTCAGAACCCTGCTGATTACCTAAAGGGTACTGAAATAACGATAAAAGATGCGATTAAGCAGGCAAAGCAGGATCCGGATTTCTCGCCTGATAAGATTGTCGGAATCGGCGTTGATACTACCGGCTCTACACCGATGCCCGTTGATGCAAATAACTGCGCCCTGAATGAAGATTCCAAATTCAAAGACAATCTAAACGCCTATGCTTGGCTCTGGAAAGACCACACCTCCCACAAGGAAGCGGAGAAAATCACCCAGACAGCAAGGCAGGATTTCCCTGAGTATCTCGCCAAATGCGGCGGTACATACTCTTCCGAGTGGTTCTTCAGCAAGGTTTGGCACTGCCTCAACACAGACCCTGGGGTATATAATGCAGCAGAGAGCTGGGTGGAAATCTGCGACTGGATCCCCGCAGTCCTTTGCGGAATAACAAACCCGAAGGATATCGTGAGAAGCAGATGCGCAGCAGGGCATAAGGCGATGTTCAGCCCGCAGTGGGGCGGTTTGCCGGCAAAGGAATTCTTCCAGAAGCTCTCTCCAGAGCTCGCCGGCCTGCGTGATAAGCTATACAGCGAAACCTTTACAAACGATAAGCTCGCCGGCAAACTCAGCGGTCAATGGGCTCAAAAGCTCGGCCTAAATCAGGGCACAGCTGTATGCGTCGGGGCGTTTGATGCGCATTACGGAGCCATCGGCAGCGGCATTAGGCCCGGGACTATGGTGAAAATTATGGGCACAAGCACCTGTGATGTGATTGTCTGGCCGAGCGATAAGCCTCTGGAAGATATCCAGGGAATCTGCGGGATTGTAGAGGGCTCTGTTCTGCCAGACTGCTACGGCATCGAGGCAGGGCAGTCTGCTGTGGGCGATATCCTGAACTGGTATGTCAATTATCTCAAGCCAGAGGGCGATAAATGCTCTCATCAGGCTCTAACAGAAAAAGCCGCAAAGCTCAAAACCGGCGAAACAGGCCTTCTCGCTCTCGACTGGAACAACGGCAACAGAACCATCCTCGTTGACCAGCGCCTTACCGGACTGATTATGGGGCAAACCCTCCAGACAAAGCCCGAAGAGATATATCGCGCATTGATTGAAGCCACTGCCTTTGGTGCTCTTCGAATTATCAACCGCATAGAAGAATACGGCGTGAAGATCGAAAATCTCATCTGCTGCGGCGGGATTGCTGAGAAAAACCCCGTGTTTATGCAGATTTACGCCGATGTATTGGGTCGCGAGCTGAAAGTATCCAGCTCCAGCCAAACCTGCGCATTAGGCGCAGCGATGGGGGCGGCAGTTGCAGCGGGCGAATACGCCGATTTTGATAAGGCCGCAAACGCCATGACAGGCGTTAGAGATAAGGTTTACAAGCCGGACGCTGAAAGCGGCAAGGTTTATCAGAAGCTCTACGGGCTCTACTGCCAAATTCACGATCAGTTTGGAATCGGGCAGGGCGGCGATCTTGGAAACGTAATGAAAGATCTTCTCGAGATAAAGGAGCAGGCAGCCAATGCTTGA
- a CDS encoding alpha-L-arabinofuranosidase C-terminal domain-containing protein produces MRRFIKQTISFMLLAFIAAGISYADSVNVTVNCDEKKAEISDHLYGIFFEDINFAADGGLYAELVQNRSFEYHTVPGRNPLREKYHALYAWQKVERNGGECTLTAEREIPLNRNNHNYLTVHIDKAGEAGVMNTGYDGIPLDRGAKYDFSVYARREGGISKLSITLETQDSKVCGKASVKGIDANWKKFETTIQSRITTDNARLVVTSENTGKLHLDMISLFPQDTFKGRKNGLRKDLAQALADLEPEFLRFPGGCISHGHSLENAYRWPDTVGDVAQRRGNWNLWGYHQTYGLGFFEYFQFCEDIGAEPLPVVPVGVSCGFRPPYECAPMDELDEWIDEAVNLIEFANGDTDTEWGSVRAEMGHPEPFDMEYICLGNEEHDRPELHERFPHFVKAIREKYPDIKIIGTSGLGTGIPLYPLMDKLNVYSSDEHYYMSPEWYFNNDTRFDDFDRSKPLIFVGEYASQGNTHYNALAEAAFLTGVERNADIVDMTCYAPLFAHKNHTQWRAADLIWFDKRQVVKTPNYYVQQLFSKNAGDYYLGNDVEVVREGKPQTISGSVGLGSWNTQIEAAEARLNGRKLDLSEFEQSSGDFDFSGGSLSQKDGGARPAISFSPKEFSGEKITYSVRARKTAGDEGFLIVFGAENSDTYYWWNIGGWGNSQHAIEKTVNGRKSVLTQRNGSIKPNRWYEMKVELSSGRIRCYLDNKLIHDYSLEKKSIYASATLDEEKGEVAVKLVNSSDKPADVRIKLNNISRAARMADVKLLEGEPGAENTFENPDRIKPETKRIKAGREFDYKAPAISVQFIKIKVD; encoded by the coding sequence ATGAGAAGATTTATTAAACAGACAATTTCTTTTATGCTTTTAGCATTTATTGCGGCAGGAATTTCTTATGCCGATTCAGTTAATGTTACTGTAAATTGTGATGAAAAGAAGGCCGAAATCAGCGACCATCTTTACGGAATCTTCTTTGAAGATATAAACTTTGCAGCAGATGGAGGACTTTACGCCGAACTCGTGCAGAACAGGTCTTTCGAGTATCATACTGTACCCGGCAGAAATCCGCTTAGGGAAAAGTATCACGCGCTTTACGCATGGCAGAAGGTGGAGAGAAACGGCGGAGAATGCACACTCACTGCTGAGCGAGAGATACCCCTAAACAGAAACAACCATAATTACCTAACAGTGCATATAGATAAGGCGGGCGAGGCCGGCGTTATGAATACAGGCTACGACGGCATACCTCTGGACAGAGGAGCCAAGTACGATTTCTCAGTTTATGCCCGCAGAGAAGGGGGAATTTCGAAACTGAGCATCACACTTGAAACGCAGGACAGTAAAGTCTGCGGCAAGGCCTCTGTAAAAGGGATAGACGCAAACTGGAAGAAATTTGAAACCACGATTCAATCCCGCATAACGACAGATAATGCAAGGCTCGTGGTAACCTCAGAAAACACGGGAAAGCTTCATCTGGATATGATATCTCTCTTCCCGCAGGATACATTCAAGGGCAGGAAAAACGGGCTCAGAAAAGACCTCGCCCAGGCCCTTGCTGACCTTGAGCCGGAATTCCTCCGTTTTCCGGGCGGATGCATCTCCCACGGCCACAGCCTTGAGAATGCCTATCGCTGGCCGGATACTGTAGGTGATGTTGCGCAGCGCAGAGGCAACTGGAATCTCTGGGGCTACCACCAAACCTACGGGCTCGGGTTCTTCGAATACTTCCAGTTCTGTGAAGATATCGGAGCAGAGCCGCTGCCGGTAGTGCCGGTGGGGGTCTCGTGCGGATTCAGGCCGCCTTACGAATGCGCACCTATGGACGAGCTGGATGAATGGATTGATGAAGCTGTCAACTTAATCGAATTCGCTAACGGTGATACCGACACCGAATGGGGCAGCGTGCGTGCTGAGATGGGGCATCCTGAGCCTTTCGATATGGAGTACATCTGTCTCGGCAATGAAGAACACGACCGCCCTGAGCTCCACGAGCGTTTTCCGCATTTCGTAAAGGCAATTCGTGAAAAATACCCCGATATAAAGATAATCGGTACTTCCGGCCTCGGTACGGGCATACCGCTCTATCCGCTTATGGATAAGCTCAATGTTTACAGCTCTGATGAGCATTACTATATGTCGCCGGAGTGGTATTTCAATAATGACACACGATTCGATGATTTCGACCGCAGCAAGCCGCTGATATTTGTTGGCGAGTATGCCTCGCAGGGCAACACGCATTACAATGCCCTCGCAGAGGCCGCCTTCCTTACAGGCGTTGAGCGGAATGCCGATATCGTTGATATGACCTGCTACGCCCCGCTTTTCGCCCACAAAAACCATACGCAGTGGAGAGCCGCAGACCTGATCTGGTTCGATAAAAGGCAAGTGGTAAAAACGCCGAATTACTACGTTCAGCAGCTCTTCAGCAAAAATGCCGGCGATTATTATCTCGGTAATGATGTTGAAGTGGTTAGAGAGGGAAAGCCTCAAACGATATCAGGCAGCGTTGGCCTCGGCTCATGGAATACGCAAATTGAGGCAGCAGAGGCAAGGCTAAACGGCAGAAAGCTTGATCTCTCAGAATTTGAGCAAAGCTCAGGCGATTTCGATTTCAGCGGCGGCAGTCTTTCTCAGAAAGACGGCGGAGCGAGGCCGGCAATCAGCTTTTCTCCAAAAGAATTCAGCGGCGAAAAAATAACTTACTCCGTCCGTGCACGCAAAACAGCAGGCGATGAAGGCTTCCTTATAGTTTTCGGAGCTGAAAACAGCGATACATACTACTGGTGGAATATCGGCGGCTGGGGGAATTCTCAGCACGCTATCGAAAAGACCGTCAACGGCCGCAAATCCGTACTTACCCAGCGCAACGGAAGCATCAAGCCGAACCGGTGGTACGAGATGAAAGTTGAGCTCAGCTCGGGGCGAATCCGCTGCTATTTGGACAACAAGCTTATTCACGATTACAGCCTCGAAAAGAAAAGCATCTATGCCTCAGCAACATTAGATGAAGAAAAAGGCGAGGTGGCTGTGAAGCTGGTAAACTCCTCAGATAAGCCGGCAGATGTACGAATCAAGCTCAATAATATAAGCAGAGCTGCGAGAATGGCAGATGTGAAGCTGCTCGAAGGTGAACCGGGTGCAGAGAACACCTTCGAAAACCCTGACAGAATAAAACCGGAAACGAAGAGAATAAAGGCAGGCAGAGAGTTTGATTACAAAGCTCCTGCGATTAGCGTTCAGTTTATAAAAATTAAAGTGGATTAA
- a CDS encoding sulfatase, translating into MMKRRDFLKSSAGSLIAAASSGYGISGFRNRKFNVLFIAIDDMNDWIGPLANHLPKAKTPSLDRLSEMGVNFTNAHCASPACHPSRVSVMTGVSPGRSGLIQNVFKSSGKPTWRENKVLKDTITLSQHFRNNGYTALGTGKLFHALQWWPGSECPAGDWDEYWPTAEKPIPQWQRPELVPDSEAGLTKGRPLGGASQLFGAHPLNIADEKTSDYKVVSWAVSKLNKKHNNPFFLGCGIFRPHIPWEVPKKYFDMYPLEDIQLPPHKKDDLKDAMSHGREHWHKWVLENDKWEEFIQGYLASISYSDAMLGKLLDGLEQSRYKDNTIIVLWADHGMHIGEKQNWEKFTLWEESTRVPFMWVVPGVTDAGSKCSSPVSLIDVYPTLCELTGLPVPKQCDGKNLTSLLKKPSDIRDAPAVTTYRFRKKIDGKTLVGASVRSHRWRYIYYNSGFEELYDHNNDENEFTNLANKPKYKVVKDRLKKWLPEFLK; encoded by the coding sequence ATGATGAAAAGACGTGATTTCCTGAAGTCATCCGCAGGTTCTTTAATTGCGGCCGCAAGCAGTGGCTATGGAATTTCAGGTTTTCGTAATCGTAAATTCAATGTACTGTTCATAGCTATTGATGATATGAACGACTGGATCGGTCCTCTTGCCAACCATCTGCCTAAGGCAAAAACTCCCAGTCTTGACCGTCTTTCCGAAATGGGCGTTAACTTCACAAACGCTCACTGTGCAAGCCCCGCCTGCCATCCGTCAAGGGTTTCTGTTATGACAGGAGTGTCTCCCGGACGCAGCGGTTTGATTCAAAATGTTTTCAAGAGTTCCGGCAAACCTACTTGGCGCGAAAATAAAGTACTCAAAGATACTATTACTCTATCCCAGCATTTCAGAAATAATGGTTATACAGCCCTTGGTACAGGAAAACTTTTTCATGCCCTTCAGTGGTGGCCAGGAAGTGAGTGCCCCGCCGGAGACTGGGATGAATATTGGCCTACCGCTGAAAAACCGATACCGCAATGGCAAAGACCGGAATTAGTGCCAGATAGTGAAGCAGGTTTAACCAAAGGAAGGCCGCTTGGCGGCGCAAGCCAGCTCTTCGGAGCCCATCCGCTCAATATTGCAGATGAGAAAACAAGCGATTACAAAGTGGTAAGTTGGGCGGTTTCAAAGCTCAATAAAAAGCACAATAATCCTTTCTTCCTTGGTTGCGGCATCTTCCGTCCGCATATACCTTGGGAGGTACCTAAAAAATATTTCGATATGTACCCTCTTGAGGATATTCAGCTTCCGCCTCATAAGAAAGATGATTTGAAAGATGCTATGTCTCACGGCAGGGAGCACTGGCATAAGTGGGTGCTTGAAAATGATAAATGGGAAGAGTTTATTCAGGGCTATCTTGCAAGCATTTCATACTCCGATGCTATGCTTGGCAAACTCCTCGACGGGCTTGAACAAAGCAGATATAAAGATAACACCATAATCGTTCTATGGGCAGATCACGGTATGCATATAGGCGAGAAGCAGAACTGGGAAAAATTTACGCTTTGGGAAGAATCAACCAGAGTTCCGTTTATGTGGGTTGTGCCGGGTGTTACCGACGCAGGTTCAAAATGCAGCAGCCCTGTAAGCCTTATCGATGTTTATCCGACCCTTTGCGAGCTTACCGGCCTTCCTGTTCCCAAGCAATGCGACGGAAAAAATCTAACTTCTCTTCTCAAAAAACCATCTGATATAAGAGATGCTCCCGCAGTTACAACATACCGTTTTCGCAAAAAAATAGATGGTAAAACGCTTGTCGGAGCGAGTGTCCGCTCGCATAGATGGAGATACATCTATTACAACAGTGGTTTCGAAGAACTTTACGACCACAATAATGATGAAAATGAATTTACTAATCTTGCAAATAAGCCTAAATACAAGGTAGTGAAAGACAGACTTAAAAAATGGCTGCCGGAATTTTTGAAATAG